One genomic window of Phoenix dactylifera cultivar Barhee BC4 chromosome 6, palm_55x_up_171113_PBpolish2nd_filt_p, whole genome shotgun sequence includes the following:
- the LOC108511604 gene encoding scopoletin glucosyltransferase-like, with protein sequence MDSVSGEAESARPLRVFFIPFFATGHMIPLVDIARLFAARGVHSTVLLTPANAALVQPTVDRAAAAGLPLRTLLYTFPSSAAGLPPGVENISALPPSDSHKINFAALLTRPDHDRLLRLHRPDAVVADIHFHWTTAIARDLGVPRLSFHALGLFPVFVMNALFRHLPHLAVSSDDDPFLVPDLPHPVHMVRRELPDFLRGDSPISATMDGVSEGESGSLGVVVNSFAEIESAYADLYFKIDRMRSWFVGPVALASADSGDLAARGGNDPAAAANRERCLSWLGTKKPNSVVYVCFGSWSHFSGEQLKEMALGLELAGHPFVWVVREAAGEGWMPEGFERRLEGRGLVIRGWAPQVAVLGHGAVGGFMTHCGWNSVLEGLSAGLPMATWPLSTEQFMNEKLVVEVLRTGVRAAEGARRGTAAEEQGLVGAAEIGAAVGRIIGGGVDAGGMRRRAREYGKMAREAVKEGGSSYKGLTDLIEEIRAWPKRGSGEVA encoded by the coding sequence ATGGATTCCGTCTCCGGCGAAGCGGAGTCCGCGCGCCCACTCCGCGTCTTCTTTATCCCCTTCTTCGCGACGGGCCACATGATCCCCCTCGTCGACATCGCCCGACTATTCGCCGCCCGCGGCGTCCATTCCACCGTCCTCCTCACCCCGGCCAACGCCGCCCTCGTCCAGCCCACCGTCGaccgcgccgccgccgccggcctccCCCTCCGCACCCTCCTCTACACCTTCCCATCCTCCGCCGCCGGCCTCCCCCCCGGCGTCGAGAACATCAGCGCCCTCCCCCCCTCCGACTCCCATAAAATCAACTTCGCCGCTCTTCTCACCCGCCCCGACCACGaccgcctcctccgcctccaccgCCCCGATGCCGTCGTCGCCGACATCCACTTCCACTGGACCACCGCCATCGCGCGCGACCTCGGCGTCCCCCGCCTCTCCTTCCACGCCCTCGGCCTCTTCCCCGTCTTCGTCATGAACGCCCTCTTCCGCCACCTCCCCCACCTCGCTGTCTCCAGCGATGACGACCCCTTTCTTGTCCCAGACCTCCCCCACCCCGTGCATATGGTCCGGCGCGAGCTGCCCGACTTCCTCCGTGGCGACAGCCCCATCAGCGCCACCATGGACGGCGTCAGTGAGGGCGAGTCCGGAAGCCTCGGCGTCGTCGTCAACAGTTTCGCCGAGATCGAGTCGGCCTACGCCGACCTCTACTTCAAAATCGACCGCATGCGGTCCTGGTTCGTGGGGCCCGTCGCGCTCGCCTCAGCCGACTCCGGTGACCTCGCCGCCCGCGGGGGCAACGACCCAGCTGCCGCCGCCAACCGCGAGCGCTGCCTCTCCTGGCTGGGCACCAAGAAACCAAACTCGGTGGTGTATGTTTGCTTCGGGAGCTGGAGCCACTTCTCCGGCGAGCAACTGAAGGAGATGGCATTGGGGTTGGAGTTGGCCGGGCACCCGTTTGTTTGGGTGGTGAGGGAGGCCGCCGGTGAGGGGTGGATGCCGGAGGGGTTCGAGAGGCGGCTAGAGGGGAGGGGTCTGGTGATAAGGGGGTGGGCCCCTCAGGTGGCGGTTCTGGGGCACGGGGCGGTGGGGGGGTTCATGACGCACTGCGGGTGGAACTCGGTGCTGGAGGGGCTGAGCGCGGGGCTGCCCATGGCGACGTGGCCGCTATCGACGGAGCAGTTCATGAACGAGAAGCTGGTGGTGGAGGTGCTGAGGACGGGAGTGAGGGCGGCGGAGGGGGCGCGGCGGGGCACGGCCGCGGAGGAGCAGGGGTTGGTGGGGGCGGCGGAGATAGGGGCGGCGGTGGGGAGGATAATCGGGGGAGGGGTGGACGCGGGAGGGATGCGCCGGAGGGCGAGGGAGTACGGGAAGATGGCGCGGGAGGCGGTCAAGGAAGGGGGGTCGTCGTACAAGGGGCTCACTGATTTGATCGAGGAGATTCGTGCCTGGCCGAAGAGGGGCTCCGGAGAGGTCGCGTGA